One segment of Streptomyces sp. NBC_01463 DNA contains the following:
- a CDS encoding MFS transporter, which yields MTVLEPRDADVSPRIEDIDLPRGTGVLGRTYRALSIGIVSVVFLIAFEATAVGTAMPVAARELHGIPLYAFAFSAYFTTSLFAMVLSGQWADRRGPLAPLATGITAFGAGLLLSGTAGTMWMFIAGRAVQGLGGGLVIVALYVVISRAYPEHLRPAILAAFAASWVIPSVVGPLASGSVTEHLGWRWVFVGIPVLVVFPLVLALPAIRRTASGPADPTAPVEPYDRRRIALALGISLGAGLLQYAGQERNWFSLLPAAAGVALLVPAIRGLLPPGTARAARGLPAVVLLRGVAAGSFVAAESFVPLMLVTQRGMSPTMAGLSLAAGGGTWALGSYVQSRPRLEPHRERLMAGGMVLVAAAIAAAPAVLIDGVPVWTVAVAWALGCFGMGMVIASTSVLLLKLSAPAEAGANSAALQISDGLSNVLLLAAGGAAFAALGGGAVGVVHEALEAGASGSHPGAFAVVFLPMAGVALVGAWVATRVRER from the coding sequence ATGACCGTCCTGGAACCGCGTGACGCCGACGTCTCGCCCCGCATCGAAGACATCGACCTCCCCCGCGGGACAGGCGTTCTGGGACGGACCTACCGGGCGCTCAGCATCGGCATCGTCTCCGTCGTGTTCCTGATCGCCTTCGAGGCGACCGCCGTGGGGACCGCGATGCCGGTCGCCGCCCGTGAGCTGCACGGCATCCCGCTGTACGCGTTCGCCTTCTCGGCGTACTTCACCACCAGCCTGTTCGCCATGGTGCTGTCCGGCCAGTGGGCCGACCGGCGAGGCCCGCTCGCGCCGCTCGCCACCGGGATCACCGCCTTCGGGGCGGGGCTGCTGCTGTCCGGGACCGCGGGCACCATGTGGATGTTCATCGCGGGCCGGGCCGTGCAGGGGCTCGGCGGCGGGCTGGTGATCGTCGCGCTGTACGTGGTGATCAGCCGGGCCTACCCGGAGCACCTGCGCCCGGCGATCCTGGCCGCGTTCGCCGCGAGCTGGGTGATTCCGTCCGTCGTGGGGCCGCTGGCCTCCGGGAGCGTGACCGAGCACCTGGGCTGGCGCTGGGTCTTCGTCGGGATTCCGGTCCTGGTGGTCTTCCCGCTGGTCCTCGCGCTGCCCGCGATCCGGCGGACGGCCTCGGGACCGGCCGACCCGACGGCTCCCGTCGAGCCGTACGACCGCCGGCGCATCGCGCTCGCGCTGGGCATCTCGCTGGGCGCCGGACTGCTCCAGTACGCCGGGCAGGAGCGGAACTGGTTCTCCCTGCTGCCGGCCGCCGCCGGTGTGGCGCTGCTCGTCCCCGCGATCCGCGGCCTGCTGCCCCCGGGCACCGCCCGCGCCGCCCGCGGGCTGCCCGCGGTGGTGCTGCTGCGCGGGGTGGCGGCCGGGTCGTTCGTCGCCGCCGAGTCGTTCGTCCCGCTGATGCTGGTCACCCAGCGCGGCATGTCCCCGACGATGGCCGGTCTCTCGCTGGCCGCCGGCGGCGGGACCTGGGCCCTGGGCTCGTACGTACAGTCCCGGCCACGCCTGGAACCGCACCGCGAGCGGCTGATGGCCGGCGGCATGGTGCTGGTCGCCGCGGCGATCGCGGCCGCGCCCGCCGTGCTGATCGACGGGGTGCCGGTCTGGACGGTCGCCGTCGCCTGGGCCCTCGGCTGCTTCGGCATGGGCATGGTGATCGCATCGACCAGCGTGCTGCTGCTGAAGCTGTCCGCGCCGGCGGAGGCCGGGGCGAACTCCGCGGCCCTGCAGATCTCCGACGGCCTCTCGAACGTCCTCCTGCTCGCGGCGGGCGGCGCGGCGTTCGCGGCGCTCGGCGGGGGAGCGGTGGGTGTGGTGCACGAGGCGCTGGAGGCGGGCGCGTCGGGCTCGCACCCGGGGGCGTTCGCGGTGGTGTTCCTGCCGATGGCGGGGGTGGCGCTGGTGGGGGCGTGGGTGGCCACGCGGGTGCGGGAGCGATGA
- a CDS encoding DEAD/DEAH box helicase, producing the protein MTTTASHHLSPAFPGRAPWGTAGKLRAWQQGALERYVQEQPRDFLAVATPGAGKTTFALTLASWLLHHHVVQQITVVAPTEHLKKQWAEAAARIGIKLDPDYSAGPVSKEYHGVAVTYAGVGVRPMLHRNRCEQRKTLVILDEIHHAGDSKSWGEACQEAFDPATRRLALTGTPFRSDTNPIPFVAYEEGNDGIRRSSADYTYGYGNALADGVVRPVIFLSYSGNMRWRTKAGDEIAARLGEPMTKDAIGQAWRTALAPTGDWIPNVLSAADKRLTEVRKGIPDAGGLVIATDQESAREYAKILKKVTGEKPTVVLSDEKAASKKIDAFTEDGSRWMVAVRMVSEGVDVPRLAVGVYATTISTPLFFAQAVGRFVRSRRRGETASVFVPTIPMLLDFANEMEVERDHVLDKPKKGSDEENPFSEEDKLLADAEKLEDEETEEQLPFEALESDAVFDRVLYDGAEFGMQAHPGSEEEQDYLGIPGLLEPDQVQLLLQKRQTRQIAHSRQKPASEADLLEKPAEDRPVVTHKQLLSLRKQLNTMVSAYTHQSGKPHGVIHTELRRVCGGPPSAEATAGQIEQRIKKVQEWATRMT; encoded by the coding sequence GTGACTACTACCGCCTCCCACCACCTCTCACCCGCCTTTCCCGGCCGCGCCCCCTGGGGTACGGCCGGCAAGCTGCGAGCCTGGCAGCAGGGCGCCCTCGAGAGGTACGTCCAGGAGCAGCCGCGCGACTTCCTCGCGGTCGCGACCCCCGGCGCCGGGAAGACCACCTTCGCGCTGACCCTCGCCTCATGGCTGCTCCACCACCACGTCGTGCAGCAGATCACCGTCGTCGCGCCCACCGAGCACCTGAAGAAGCAGTGGGCGGAGGCGGCCGCCCGGATAGGGATCAAGCTCGATCCCGACTACAGCGCGGGCCCCGTGAGCAAGGAGTACCACGGGGTCGCCGTCACGTACGCGGGCGTCGGAGTCCGCCCCATGCTGCACCGCAACCGGTGCGAGCAGCGCAAGACCCTGGTGATCCTCGACGAGATCCACCACGCCGGTGACTCCAAGTCCTGGGGCGAGGCCTGCCAGGAGGCGTTCGACCCGGCGACCCGCCGGCTCGCGCTCACCGGCACGCCGTTCCGCTCCGACACCAACCCGATCCCCTTCGTCGCGTACGAGGAGGGCAACGACGGAATCCGGCGGTCGTCCGCCGACTACACCTACGGGTACGGCAACGCGCTCGCCGACGGCGTCGTGCGCCCGGTCATCTTCCTCAGCTACAGCGGCAACATGCGCTGGCGCACCAAGGCAGGGGACGAGATCGCCGCCCGGCTCGGCGAGCCGATGACCAAGGACGCCATCGGGCAGGCCTGGCGCACCGCGCTCGCGCCCACCGGCGACTGGATCCCCAACGTGCTGAGCGCCGCCGACAAGCGGCTCACCGAGGTCCGCAAGGGCATCCCGGACGCGGGCGGGCTCGTCATCGCCACCGACCAGGAGTCGGCGCGCGAGTACGCCAAGATCCTCAAGAAGGTGACCGGCGAGAAGCCCACCGTCGTCCTCTCCGACGAGAAGGCCGCGTCGAAGAAGATCGACGCGTTCACCGAGGACGGCTCGCGCTGGATGGTCGCCGTCCGCATGGTGTCGGAGGGCGTCGACGTGCCGCGGCTGGCCGTCGGCGTGTACGCCACCACCATCTCGACGCCGCTCTTCTTCGCCCAGGCCGTCGGCCGCTTCGTGCGCTCCCGCAGGCGCGGCGAGACCGCTTCGGTCTTCGTGCCGACGATCCCGATGCTCCTCGACTTCGCCAACGAGATGGAGGTCGAACGGGACCACGTCCTCGACAAGCCCAAGAAGGGCAGCGACGAGGAGAACCCGTTCTCCGAGGAGGACAAGCTCCTGGCCGACGCCGAGAAGCTGGAGGACGAGGAGACCGAGGAGCAGCTGCCGTTCGAGGCGCTGGAGTCCGACGCCGTCTTCGACCGGGTGCTGTACGACGGCGCCGAGTTCGGCATGCAGGCGCACCCGGGCAGCGAGGAGGAGCAGGACTACCTCGGCATCCCGGGGCTGCTCGAACCCGACCAGGTGCAGCTGCTGCTCCAGAAGCGGCAGACCCGGCAGATCGCGCACAGCCGGCAGAAACCGGCCTCGGAGGCGGACCTGCTGGAGAAGCCCGCCGAGGACCGGCCGGTGGTCACGCACAAGCAGCTGCTGAGCCTGCGCAAGCAGCTGAACACCATGGTGTCGGCCTACACGCACCAGAGCGGCAAGCCGCACGGCGTCATCCACACCGAACTGCGCCGGGTGTGCGGCGGTCCGCCGAGCGCGGAGGCCACCGCCGGGCAGATCGAGCAGCGGATCAAGAAGGTCCAGGAGTGGGCCACCCGCATGACGTGA